Below is a window of Cytobacillus firmus DNA.
GAGTGAATGCCGCCCTTTATTCCTGCTCCTTATTATTGCTCTGGCAGAAATGCCCCGTGCTGCTGAAATGATAAAGCTGGAATTTGATCAGATTTCATCTAAAGAGTATATAAATGGAGGGATTGCTGCCGGATCTTCACCTTACAGGCTTTTCAGAATATACTATCTTCCTCTTCTGTATAGTAAGCTTCTTGTATATATGGTTACTGATCTTGGAAAAGTCATGTTTCTGCTTGGTCAATTAGGGTTTATCGGCATTTTTATTTCACAGGATTTTGTTCAATCCATGACAGGAGATTGGCAATTGGTCAATAATTCGATTTCTTGGCCAATGATGATGATTAAAGCCTTTGAGGATATAAGAGGCCCAATTTGGATTCCTTTTTTCTCGGCATTTTCCATGACCTATGCCATCTTAACTTTTAATATTTTCGCCGAGGGATTAAAATCATTTTTCACCAGGAAGGTCCGATATATTTAGATGTCACAGCCGGGATTAGTAAAATAAGCTTTTCTTAAGATAAACGTTATTAATGTTTTTTGTTACAATAAGCTTAATAGGACAGAAGCAAGAGGTGGATTATGAAAGCAGAAGAAATTAAGGGAGTTCTTTCCCAGTTCTCTCTTTTTAAAGAGCTGAACAGCGAAGAACTGGATAAAGTAGTTGAGATATCCATATCACGGGAATGGAAAAAAGGAAGTCATGTTTTTCTGCAGGACGACCCGCTGGATAATGTTTATTTTATTAACAACGGCAGAGTTAAGATTTATAGAAGTGATATTAATGGCAAAGAACAGATTGTGGCCATCCTGGCAAAAGGCGAGATGTTCCCTCATGTGGGATTCTTCAGAAAAGGCGGGTAC
It encodes the following:
- a CDS encoding peptide ABC transporter permease codes for the protein MEMRLLSWINKHALFCLGTFLLLLLLAITFAGPYLPFVDRELTTITYILNEDKKPVIPPYPPSEDYIFGTDKSGRDLLSLIILGAKETILLVACITVLRYVLAIPLSFLAHKKWLGTHLLLKWLNGLLSYIPTIIIVMLLAMLPPFLLSECRPLFLLLIIALAEMPRAAEMIKLEFDQISSKEYINGGIAAGSSPYRLFRIYYLPLLYSKLLVYMVTDLGKVMFLLGQLGFIGIFISQDFVQSMTGDWQLVNNSISWPMMMIKAFEDIRGPIWIPFFSAFSMTYAILTFNIFAEGLKSFFTRKVRYI